DNA sequence from the Streptomyces sp. NBC_01264 genome:
TTCACGACGGTGAAATCCGCTGGTACGGCGGCAACTTCACGGACTACGAGGAGATGCTCGCGGCCGAGCAGGAGGCGGCCGAGCGGATGGTCCGGGTCGCGGAGGGCGACGTACAGCGGCAGAAGCGCGAACTGGCGCAGGCGCACGCGAAGCTGGCCCGGCGCAAGCGGTACGGCCAGAAGATGTACGACACCAAGCGCGAGCCGAAGATCGTCATGGGCGCCCGCAAGCGCGCGGCGCAGGAGTCGGCGGGCAAGCACCGCATCATGCACACCGAGAAGCTGGCGGAGGCGGAGGAACGCCTCGACCAGGCGGAGCTGGCGGTGCGCGACGACGCCGAGATCCGGATCAAACTGCCCGCCACCCAGGTCCCGCCGGGCCGCCGCGTGCTCACCCTGAGCGGTTTGCACCCGGTGCACGGCTCCGCGATCCCGGGCGAGTGGGAGCTGCGCGGTCCGGAGCGGGTCGCACTGGTGGGGGCCAACGGCTCGGGCAAGACCACCCTGCTGCGCACGATCGCGGGCCAACTGGCCTCGCTGTCGGGCGAGTCGGTGACCCATGTCCCGGTCCGTTTCCTGCCGCAGCGGCTCGACGTACTGGACGACGACCGCTCGGTCGTGGAGAACGTGGCGCGGTTCGCCCCGCACGCGACGAACAACCTGATCCGGGCGCGGCTCGCGCACTTCCTGTTCCGGGGTGCGCGGGCGGACCGGCCGGCGGGCACGCTGTCGGGCGGCGAACGATTCCGGGCGACGCTGGCGGCACTGCTGCTCGCGGAGCCGGCCCCGCAGCTGCTCATGCTGGACGAGCCGACGAACAATCTGGACCTGGGATCCGTACGGCAGTTGACCGACGCCCTGGATTCCTACGAAGGGGCGCTCGTGGTCGCGAGCCACGACGTGCCGTTCCTGGAGGCGATCGGCATCACGCGGTGGCTGCTGCTCGACGACGGTCTGCGGCCGACGACGGCCGAGGAGGTCCACCGGTCGCTGTGGCGCGGGTGACCCGCGCTAACGCGGCAGGGGCAGTAACGCCCAGGACTTGGTGCCGCCCATCGGGGTGAGCACCGGGGTGAGTCCCCAGTCCCCGCCGCAGGCCTCGACCACGGCCGACAGCAGCCACATCCCGCGGCTGCGCCGCCTCCGGCACTCCTCGCTCGCCTCGGGCGAGGAGTGCGCGGGGTGCTGGTCGAAGACGACGATCCGCAGCGCGTCGAACTGCCAGCGGACCTTGAGCACCATTTCCTTGTCGGGCGTGAACCGGTAGGCGCAGGCCACGAGTTCGGACGCGGCCAGGGCCGCGTTGTCGCACAGGTCGGGCAGTCCGTGCCGGTCGAGCAGGGAGCGCAGGGCGCCCCGGGCCCTGCCCGCACAGTGGGCGCCGCCCGGCAGACCTATGGAATAGCTCAGTTTCTCCGCCCCTGGCGGGGCCTGCCGGAACTCGTGAACCGACCGCAGGCCACGGAGAGTGCCCGTCATCGTGCTGCTCCAAGGTTCTGAGGTGCTGAATGCGCTGATCGCCGTGTGGTCATACAAGAGCTGGAGGTCGCCCCGTGTGAGGCTTGCGCTACCGACCGTAGCGCAACGTGGTGCACAGTGCTACTACTTGTACGACGACTTGATGATTTCTCATGCCATTTCCGGACTCGTGAGGGCGCTCCCGCATGCCCCGCCGGAGGAGGGGGGACCCGTGCCACCGAGGAGTACGCCGACCGCGCGCCAGCAGCGCCTGGGCTCCGAGCTGCGCAAACTCCGCGAGCAGTCGGGCATGTCGGTGCAGCAGGCAGCGGCGCTCATGGGGGTGGACCGCACCAGGATCCCCAACATCGAATCCGGCCGGATCGCGATCGGCGCCGAGCGTGTCCGCACCCTCTCCTTCAACTACGACTGCCCCGACCCGGGGCTGGTCGACCTGCTCGCCTCCATGGCCCAGGAGCGCGAGAAGGGGTGGTGGGAGCAGCACCGGGGAATGCTGCCGCCCGCGCTCCTGGACATCTGCGAACTGGAGCACCACTCCGTCGCGTTGCACACCGCCGTGACCACGCACATACCCGGACTGCTGCAGACCGAGGCGCACGCGCGGGCGGTCTTCGACACGGCCGACCCGCCGCTGCCCGAGCCCGACCTGCAGGCCCGGCTCGCCCTGCGGATGCACCGCCAGCAGGTGTTCGCGCGCGAGACACCGCCGTTGTACGAGGCGGTCGTGCACGAGGCGGCGCTGCGCATGCAGTTCGGCGGCCCGAAGGTGGCGCGGGCGCAGCTCGAACACGTACTGGAGCAGTCGGAGCGGGCGCGTACGACCGTGCGCGTGATTCCGTTCTCCGCCGGCGGGTTCCCCGGAGCCGGCCAGTCCTTCACGTACGCGGCCGCCACGATCAGCGAGCTGGACACCGTTCAGCTGGACAGTTCGCACGGTTCGATGTTGCTGGATTCGCAGATGAAGCTGCTCCGCTACCGGGGCCTGCTGGAGCGGCTGCGCTCCCTGGCGCTGCCGGCCCGCGAGTCCCGCGATTTCGTCCGCGCCATCGCACAGACCCTCTGACCGGGCCGACCGGCCGACCGGCCGGCTGACCACCCGACCGGATCCGACGAGGAGACGAGAGAACGACATGGGCACGACCACCACGACCACGACCACCCCGGCGGACCCGTCGGCGACGGCGGGCATCGCCTGGGACGAGGCGTTCTGCAGCGAGGGGGCCAACTGTTTCCGCTTCGGGCGGGACGCCGGTGGGCAGGCGTACATTGGAAC
Encoded proteins:
- a CDS encoding ABC-F family ATP-binding cassette domain-containing protein encodes the protein MSPAPTFITCSDLSFDWPDGTPVFDGFQLSVGPGRTGLIGRNGCGKSTLLKLIAGELAPGEGQLAVAGTVGQLPQTVTFDTTLRVDEALGVHTARAALHAIEAGEATEANFTAVGDDWDVEERALATLDQLGLGRIGLDRTTGELSGGECVLLRLAALLLSRPDVLLLDEPTNNLDLRARRRLYAAVESWSGVMLLVSHDRELLDRVDQIADLHDGEIRWYGGNFTDYEEMLAAEQEAAERMVRVAEGDVQRQKRELAQAHAKLARRKRYGQKMYDTKREPKIVMGARKRAAQESAGKHRIMHTEKLAEAEERLDQAELAVRDDAEIRIKLPATQVPPGRRVLTLSGLHPVHGSAIPGEWELRGPERVALVGANGSGKTTLLRTIAGQLASLSGESVTHVPVRFLPQRLDVLDDDRSVVENVARFAPHATNNLIRARLAHFLFRGARADRPAGTLSGGERFRATLAALLLAEPAPQLLMLDEPTNNLDLGSVRQLTDALDSYEGALVVASHDVPFLEAIGITRWLLLDDGLRPTTAEEVHRSLWRG
- a CDS encoding ATP-binding protein; this encodes MTGTLRGLRSVHEFRQAPPGAEKLSYSIGLPGGAHCAGRARGALRSLLDRHGLPDLCDNAALAASELVACAYRFTPDKEMVLKVRWQFDALRIVVFDQHPAHSSPEASEECRRRRSRGMWLLSAVVEACGGDWGLTPVLTPMGGTKSWALLPLPR
- a CDS encoding helix-turn-helix domain-containing protein, which codes for MPPRSTPTARQQRLGSELRKLREQSGMSVQQAAALMGVDRTRIPNIESGRIAIGAERVRTLSFNYDCPDPGLVDLLASMAQEREKGWWEQHRGMLPPALLDICELEHHSVALHTAVTTHIPGLLQTEAHARAVFDTADPPLPEPDLQARLALRMHRQQVFARETPPLYEAVVHEAALRMQFGGPKVARAQLEHVLEQSERARTTVRVIPFSAGGFPGAGQSFTYAAATISELDTVQLDSSHGSMLLDSQMKLLRYRGLLERLRSLALPARESRDFVRAIAQTL